One Brassica napus cultivar Da-Ae chromosome A1, Da-Ae, whole genome shotgun sequence genomic region harbors:
- the LOC106374124 gene encoding 30S ribosomal protein S10, chloroplastic-like — MAVSSVTSFILPPSFPNPTSSSSPIRQKLSLLSLYTLLFPFCVSLSDSSICLHKTMLGTHVLQNHYHVPSSSSISVDADKMAPKQKIRIKLRSYWVPLIEDSCKQILDSARNTNAKTMGPVPLPTKKCIYCVLKSPHVHKDARFHFEIRTHQRMIDILYPTAQTIDSLMQLDLPAGVDVEVKL; from the exons ATGGCGGTTTCTTCTGTGACATCATTCATATTACCACCCTCTTTCCCAAATCCAACCTCTTCGTCTTCTCCCATCAGACAGAAACTCTCTCTGCTTTCATTGTACACACTCCTTTTTCCTTTCTGTGTCTCCCTCTCGGATTCGTCGATTTGTTTGCATAAGACAATGCTGGGAACACATGTGTTGCAGAATCATTACCAT GTTCCGAGCTCTTCCTCCATAAGTGTAGACGCAGATAAG ATGGCGCCAAAGCAAAAGATTAGGATCAAGCTTAGATCATACTGGGTGCCTCTTATTGAGGACTCATGCAAGCAGATCCTTGACTCTGCGAGGAACACCAATGCTAAGACGATGGGTCCTGTTCCATTGCCGACCAAGAAGTGCATCTACTGTGTTCTCAAGTCTCCCCACGTTCACAAGGATGCAAGGTTCCACTTTGAGATCCGGACTCACCAGCGGATGATTGATATTCTCTACCCTACTGCTCAAACCATCGACTCCTTGATGCAGCTGGATCTTCCTGCTGGGGTTGATGTGGAGGTCAAGCTTTGA
- the BNAA01G30280D gene encoding uncharacterized protein BNAA01G30280D, whose amino-acid sequence MALDQTTNPPIMESKTRHPLHQIADTPTHKLLLKQWLKEEELILNRVSHKESQIDSVRREITQLYIFFFLFHSISLLLLFHASSSSSLSACKRSWIPSLCSLVSSLGLIWAVRYKSEVESHLEKLLEREKEDAKLLRKCVEELKKKGLEFDLLKEVDALRRAKSLRVESKVVKKWSARDFVTLFFFSVSCLVLAMIRLILCD is encoded by the coding sequence ATGGCCTTAGATCAAACCACGAATCCACCAATCATGGAGTCAAAGACGAGACACCCTCTTCACCAAATCGCAGACACGCCGACACACAAGCTTCTCCTGAAACAATGGCTGAAAGAAGAAGAACTCATCCTCAACCGCGTCTCACACAAAGAGTCTCAGATTGACTCCGTGCGACGAGAGATCACTCAGctctacatcttcttcttcctcttccactccatctctctcctccttctcttccacgcttcctcttcctcttctttatcAGCCTGTAAGAGATCATGGATCCCTTCTCTTTGTTCCCTTGTCTCTTCTCTCGGACTCATCTGGGCCGTGAGGTACAAGTCTGAAGTTGAGTCGCATCTTGAGAAGTTGCTGGAGAGGGAGAAAGAAGACGCGAAGCTGTTGAGGAAGTGCGTTGAGGAGTTGAAGAAGAAAGGGTTAGAGTTTGATTTGCTCAAGGAAGTGGATGCTCTTCGTAGGGCGAAGAGCTTGAGGGTTGAGTCGAAGGTTGTGAAGAAATGGTCCGCGAGAGATTTCGTgacgctcttcttcttctctgtttcatGTTTGGTTCTTGCTATGATTAGGCTCATTCTCTGCGATTAG
- the LOC106375084 gene encoding uncharacterized protein LOC106375084 isoform X3, translating into MEEELRDMKAHKAYISMVDFVAEAQQGIPKLCPCGSITKETVDEEDTYDYLPGKRYFICKDFENDGLHFRQPWVTGVTEEVERLKLRVHEHEKLLRECEALKAQVAMLVKRVTELELLH; encoded by the exons ATGGAGGAAGAACTTCGAGATATGAAAGCACACAAAGCGTACATCAGCATGGTTGATTTCGTTGCAGAAGCGCAACAGGGCATTCCCAAACTGTGCCCCTGTGGCTCAATCACGAAGGAAACCGTTGATGAAGAGGACACTTACGACTACCTCCCTGGGAAAAGATACTTCATCTGCAAAGACTTCGAG AATGACGGACTTCATTTCAGGCAACCATGGGTTACGGGTGTGACAGAAGAGGTTGAGAGGCTGAAACTACGGGTTCACGAGCATGAGAAGCTTCTCAGAGAGTGTGAGGCACTTAAG GCACAGGTTGCAATGCTGGTAAAGCGGGTGACAGAACTTGAATTACTGCACTAA
- the LOC106375084 gene encoding uncharacterized protein LOC106375084 isoform X2 yields MEEELRDMKAHKAYISMVDFVAEAQQGIPKLCPCGSITKETVDEEDTYDYLPGKRYFICKDFENDGLHFRQPWVTGVTEEVERLKLRVHEHEKLLRECEALKVRFNCQFHNKVSCLYYISKPLFGLPVLCTGTGCNAGKAGDRT; encoded by the exons ATGGAGGAAGAACTTCGAGATATGAAAGCACACAAAGCGTACATCAGCATGGTTGATTTCGTTGCAGAAGCGCAACAGGGCATTCCCAAACTGTGCCCCTGTGGCTCAATCACGAAGGAAACCGTTGATGAAGAGGACACTTACGACTACCTCCCTGGGAAAAGATACTTCATCTGCAAAGACTTCGAG AATGACGGACTTCATTTCAGGCAACCATGGGTTACGGGTGTGACAGAAGAGGTTGAGAGGCTGAAACTACGGGTTCACGAGCATGAGAAGCTTCTCAGAGAGTGTGAGGCACTTAAGGTGAGATTCAATTGTCAGTTTCATAATAAAGTTAGTTGTTTGTACTACATTTCTAAACCATTGTTTGGTTTACCTGTTCTCTGTACAGGCACAGGTTGCAATGCTGGTAAAGCGGGTGACAGAACTTGA
- the LOC106374122 gene encoding glutathione S-transferase T3-like, giving the protein MESSSSFVNLLTSQGAVDLDSLETPAFSTQSPQEASVKERRKWTVKDDLVLIGAWLNTSKDSIVINEQKGAAFWKRIVEYYNSSPLLVGMVPRELGQCKQRWARINDLVCKFAGCYDTALREQRSGQNDNDVMKAALDIFNSDHNMKFNLEHAWRELRHDVKWCSTYMEKDKDKRKATPVPEPEERPVGVKAAKAAGKRHKTGKDEELSKLEGLMELKKQISKQSLLESLLTKPEPLNEMELALKTKLLSELLS; this is encoded by the coding sequence ATGGAAAGCTCTTCTAGTTTTGTTAACCTGTTAACGAGTCAAGGGGCAGTTGACCTTGACTCATTAGAAACTCCGGCGTTTAGTACCCAATCTCCGCAAGAGGCAAGTGTGAAAGAAAGGAGAAAGTGGACTGTCAAGGACGATTTAGTCCTCATTGGGGCTTGGCTCAACACCAGCAAAGATTCAATTGTCATTAACGAACAGAAAGGCGCTGCCTTCTGGAAGAGGATTGTAGAGTATTACAACTCCAGTCCTCTCCTCGTTGGGATGGTGCCTAGAGAACTAGGGCAATGCAAGCAAAGATGGGCCAGGATCAATGATCTGGTCTGTAAGTTTGCTGGCTGCTACGACACGGCCTTGAGGGAACAGAGAAGCGGGCAAAACGACAATGACGTGATGAAGGCTGCGTTGGATATCTTCAACAGTGACCACAACATGAAGTTCAACTTAGAACATGCGTGGAGGGAGCTTAGGCACGATGTGAAATGGTGTTCTACGTATATGGAGAAGGACAAGGATAAGCGCAAGGCAACTCCAGTGCCAGAGCCAGAAGAAAGACCGGTGGGGGTTAAGGCTGCTAAGGCTGCGGGTAAGAGGCACAAAACTGGAAAAGATGAAGAGTTAAGCAAGCTAGAAGGACTTATGGAGCTGAAAAAGCAAATCTCAAAGCAAAGTTTGCTAGAGAGTTTGCTAACCAAACCAGAGCCACTCAATGAGATGGAATTGGCTCTGAAAACGAAACTGTTGTCTGAATTGTTGTCATGA
- the LOC106375084 gene encoding putative nuclease HARBI1 isoform X1 — MGDEVDRRLNAALDEAVDEYLEDTYNDIVKKQKKKERKRAYVERNREEGHTRLWNDYFSENPTFPPHLFRRRFRMNKDVFMRIVDRLSENYPFFQQRRDVVGRLGLSPLQKCTAALRMLAYGCAADAVDEYLRLGESTALSCLTNFTEGVIDLFGEEYMRRPTPEDLQRLLDIGEIRGFPGMIGSIDCMHWEWKNCPTAWKGQYTRGSGKPTIVLEAVASQDLWIWHAFFGPPGTLNDINVLDRSPVFDDILQGRAPRVQYLVNGHQYGLPYYLTDGIYPRWSTFIQSISNPQSPEAQLFAKVQESTRKDVERAFGVLQARFAIVKNPAILWDKTQIGMVMRTCIIVHNMIVENERNGYSGCDISEFEEGESSRSSEVDMSYTRRPSNLRTMLEIRTQVRDPHTHEQLKFDLIQNIWNKFGNDENV, encoded by the coding sequence ATGGGAGATGAAGTGGATCGCAGATTAAATGCGGCTTTAGATGAAGCTGTCGATGAATATTTGGAAGATACATACAACGACATCGTAaagaagcaaaaaaagaaagagagaaaacgTGCATATGTCGAAAGAAACCGCGAAGAGGGCCATACCCGTCTATGGAATGACTACTTCAGTGAAAATCCAACATTTCCGCCTCATTTATTCAGACGCCGTTTCCGCATGAACAAGGACGTTTTCATGCGTATTGTCGATCGTCTCTCAGAAAATTATCCTTTCTTCCAACAAAGAAGAGATGTTGTCGGAAGATTAGGTCTATCTCCACTAcaaaagtgtacggcagctCTTCGTATGCTTGCTTATGGCTGTGCGGCTGACGCCGTTGACGAATACCTCAGACTTGGTGAAAGCACGGCACTTTCATGTTTAACGAATTTCACAGAAGGGGTAATTGATTTATTTGGAGAAGAGTATATGCGAAGACCCACTCcagaggatcttcaacgactgctcgatattggagagattCGCGGCTTCCCGGgaatgataggaagcatcgattgtatgcattgggagtggaaaaattgcccaaccgcttggaaaggacagtACACCCGTGGATCAGGAAAGCCAACAATTGTCTTGGAAGCTGTAGCTTCCCAAGATCTTTGGATTTGGCACGCTTTTTTTggtcctccaggtaccttaaacgatattaacgtcCTCGATCGatctcctgtttttgatgacattttacaaggtcgagctccaAGGGTACAATACCTGGTAAACGGACACCAATATGGTTTGCCTTACTACCTCACAGACGGCATATATCCAagatggtcaacatttatccaatctatctcaAACCCTCAAAGTCCTGAAGCACAGTTATTTGCTAAAGTTCAGGAGTCCacccgaaaagatgtggagcgtGCTTTCGGagtattgcaagctcgatttgcaaTAGTTAAAAACCCGGCTATTTTGTGGGACAAGACCCAAATAGGGATGGTTATGCGAACATGTATCATAgtgcacaatatgatagtggAAAATGAACGCAATGGATACAGCGGGTGTGATATATCAGagtttgaagaaggagaatcgAGTAGAAGTTCAGAGGTGGATATGTCATATACTCGCAGGCCTTCAAATCTCCGAACTATGCTTGAAATACGTACTCAAGTTCGTGACCCACATACGCATGaacaattgaaatttgatttgatccaaaatatttggaacaagtttggtaatgatgaaaatgtttaa
- the LOC106375083 gene encoding auxin-responsive protein SAUR72 — translation MKYLIRRLSRVADSAHYNLLRSDSQRQSRRPESFLRSSMARRSKKHTSCVPQGYVPVYVGEEMERFVVSAELLNHPVFIGLLNRSAQEYGYEQKGVLQIPCHVLVFERVMESLRLGLTVPSDLQDLIGDETIF, via the coding sequence ATGAAGTATCTGATCCGCCGTCTCTCCCGCGTCGCCGACTCCGCTCATTACAACCTCCTCCGGTCCGATTCACAACGACAGAGCCGCCGTCCCGAATCTTTCCTCCGGTCTTCGATGGCTCGCCGCTCAAAGAAGCATACATCATGTGTTCCCCAAGGTTACGTACCGGTCTACGTAGGAGAGGAGATGGAGAGGTTCGTCGTGAGCGCTGAGCTACTTAACCACCCGGTTTTCATCGGTTTGTTAAACCGGTCTGCTCAGGAGTATGGTTACGAGCAAAAAGGAGTTCTACAAATCCCATGCCACGTTCTTGTCTTCGAGCGCGTCATGGAGTCGCTTCGTCTTGGATTAACCGTGCCAAGTGACCTTCAAGATCTAATCGGCGACGAGACGATTTTTTAG
- the LOC111200751 gene encoding transcription factor MYB10-like has protein sequence MLTRTCVCVYINMNISYQILQKLKSVFVSVMGKGKAPCCDHSQVLKRGPWSDEESEILKAFILQNGHRNWRSIPKLAGLMRCGKSCRLRWVNYLRPGLKRGNFTKEEEDTIIHLHQTLGNKWSKIASHLGRTDNEIKNVWNTHLKKRSMKSNSSASSDVTNQAPSVSRSSSSSSSSSVSNNVIKSEKLNQEEELEEILVEDMACGFEVNAPQSLESLFEDRKVPPPITKPDSLEIRGKSDDELCRQMVEPGLDDYNEWLNYFDNQTF, from the exons ATGTTGACACGtacatgtgtgtgtgtgtatataaacATGAATATCTCTTATCAGATTCTCCAAAAATTAAAGTCGGTGTTTGTGAGTGTGATGGGGAAAGGAAAAGCACCTTGCTGTGACCATAGCCAAGTACTCAAGAGAGGGCCATGGAGTGATGAAGAAAGTGAAATACTCAAAGCTTTTATCCTCCAAAATGGTCATCGCAACTGGAGATCTATTCCTAAACTCGCTG GATTGATGAGATGCGGAAAGAGTTGTCGTTTAAGATGGGTAAACTATCTAAGACCAGGTCTCAAACGGGGCAACTTCACCAAAGAGGAGGAAGATACCATTATCCACCTTCACCAAACTCTTGGAAACAA GTGGTCAAAGATAGCATCACACTTGGGAAGAACAGACAACGAGATCAAGAATGTGTGGAACACTCATCTCAAGAAACGATCGATGAAGAGCAACTCATCAGCATCATCAGATGTTACCAATCAAGCTCCTTCAGTGTCCCGTTCTTCCTCTTCGTCCTCCTCCTCATCAGTCTCTAATAACGTTATTAAGAGCGAGAAGCTTAATCAGGAAGAGGAGTTGGAGGAGATCTTGGTGGAGGATATGGCATGTGGATTTGAGGTGAATGCACCACAATCACTTGAATCTCTTTTTGAAGATCGCAAGGTTCCTCCTCCTATAACCAAACCAGACTCTCTAGAAATCCGTGGGAAATCAGATGATGAGTTGTGTCGCCAAATGGTTGAACCAGGGTTAGATGATTACAACGAGTGGCTCAACTATTTTGATAACCAAACTTTCTAG
- the LOC106374120 gene encoding nucleolar GTP-binding protein 1-like, translating to MDKAPSMDKDSMVELKKRFKKMSVVLDENSFSNAILSLKEHQKPAIVIKNTSFLDVRSFYLSNLRLARLCIQAKLSTVIREFTIINEPACIDFFEHYFDDLDLALAQLKYATQLLMKISTYFIQLMEKDDCNTLDRCKYLKVNAIGCMYTVAMRCLPILAYIEKVRQHMLAQDDDPTHENAPPSHIVLAKEDCTIPHTSAFEVEKAAGLVDPDTLRWLEELEEKHGFRMHDDCAQEHPLAA from the coding sequence ATGGATAAAGCACCTTCAATGGATAAAGATTCAATGGTGGAGTTGAAGAAGAGATTCAAGAAGATGAGCGTGGTTCTAGATGAAAATAGTTTTTCTAATGCCATCCTCTCTCTCAAGGAACATCAGAAACCAGCCATAGTCATCAAGAATACCTCTTTCCTTGATGTCCGTTCTTTCTACTTGAGCAATCTTAGGCTCGCCCGGCTATGCATTCAAGCTAAGCTCTCTACGGTTATCCGAGAGTTTACAATCATCAATGAACCTGCGTGCATAGACTTTTTCGAGCATTATTTCGATGACTTGGACCTTGCTCTAGCGCAGCTCAAGTATGCAACTCAACTGCTCATGAAAATCTCTACGTATTTTATCCAGCTTATGGAAAAGGATGATTGTAATACACTGGACCGGTGCAAGTACCTGAAAGTGAATGCTATTGGGTGTATGTATACCGTTGCAATGAGATGCCTCCCTATTTTGGCTTATATCGAAAAGGTCAGGCAGCACATGCTGGCTCAGGACGATGATCCCACTCATGAGAATGCCCCTCCCTCACACATTGTCTTGGCTAAGGAAGACTGCACAATCCCTCACACATCTGCCTTTGAGGTTGAAAAGGCTGCCGGCTTGGTTGATCCAGACACTTTGCGTTGGCTTGAAGAGTTGGAAGAGAAACATGGCTTTAGGATGCATGATGATTGTGCTCAAGAGCACCCATTAGCAGCATGA
- the LOC106377486 gene encoding phosphoglycerate kinase 1, chloroplastic — protein sequence MASVAASPAFSLRKSTTGATYSAATRARASLLPVPSKSISTRPLGFSAVLDSRFTVHVASKVQSFRGKGTRGVVSMAKKSVGDLTSADLKGKKVFVRADLNVPLDDNQTITDDTRIRAAIPTIKYLIENGAKVILSTHLGRPKGVTPKFSLAPLVPRLSELLGIEVKKADDCIGPEVESLVASLPEGGVLLLENVRFYKEEEKNDPEFAKKLASLADLYVNDAFGTAHRAHASTEGVTKFLKPSVAGFLLQKELDYLVGAVSSPKRPFAAIVGGSKVSSKIGVIESLLEKCDILLLGGGMIFTFYKAQGLSVGSSLVEEDKLELATSLLAKAKAKGVSLLLPTDVVVADKFAPDANSKVVSASGIEDGWMGLDIGPDSIKTFNEALDTTQTVIWNGPMGVFEMEKFAAGTEAIANKLAELSEKGVTTIIGGGDSVAAVEKVGVAGVMSHISTGGGASLELLEGKVLPGVIALDEAIAVTV from the exons ATGGCATCCGTCGCCGCAAGTCCCGCCTTCTCACTCCGTAAGTCAACCACCGGAGCCACTTACTCCGCCGCAACTCGCGCACGCGCCTCCCTTTTGCCCGTTCCATCCAAATCCATCTCCACCCGTCCTCTCGGCTTCTCCGCCGTCCTAGACTCTCGTTTCACCGTCCATGTCGCCTCGAAGGTTCAGTCTTTCCGCGGGAAAGGGACCAGAGGAGTTGTCTCCATGGCGAAGAAGAGTGTTGGAGATCTCACCTCTGCTGATTTGAAAGGGAAGAAGGTTTTCGTGAGAGCTGATCTCAATGTACCTCTCGATGACAATCAGACAATCACTGACGATACGAGGATCCGTGCGGCTATTCCGACGATCAAGTACTTGATCGAGAATGGTGCTAAAGTCATCCTGTCCACTCATCTG GGAAGGCCAAAGGGAGTGACACCGAAGTTTAGTTTGGCTCCTCTTGTCCCTAGGCTATCTGAGCTTCTTGGTATTGAG GTCAAGAAAGCTGACGACTGTATCGGTCCTGAAGTTGAGAGCTTGGTGGCTTCACTACCTGAAGGTGGAGTTTTGCTTCTTGAGAACGTGAGGTTCTacaaggaagaagagaagaacgACCCTGAGTTCGCTAAGAAGCTTGCTTCCTTAGCTGACCTTTATGTCAACGATGCTTTTGGAACTGCTCACAGAGCTCATGCTTCCACTGAGGGAGTCACTAAGTTCTTGAAGCCTTCTGTTGCTGGTTTCCTTCTCCAAAAG GAGCTTGATTACCTTGTGGGAGCTGTTTCAAGCCCAAAGAGACCATTTGCAGCCATTGTTGGTGGTTCCAAGGTCTCCTCCAAGATTGGAGTTATTGAATCGCTTCTTGAGAAGTGTGacattcttcttcttggtgGTGGAATGATCTTTACATTCTACAAGGCACAGGGTCTTTCTGTTGGATCGTCCCTTGTTGAAGAAGATAAACTTGAGTTGGCTACTTCACTTCTTGCCAAAGCTAAAGCCAAAGGAGTCTCTCTTTTGTTGCCAACCGATGTTGTGGTTGCTGACAAGTTCGCTCCTGATGCCAACAGcaag GTTGTGTCTGCATCAGGCATTGAGGACGGATGGATGGGGTTGGACATTGGTCCAGACTCGATAAAAACATTCAACGAAGCTCTGGACACAACACAGACAGTTATTTGGAATGGACCTATGGGAGTTTTCGAGATGGAGAAGTTTGCTGCTGGAACAGAG GCGATTGCTAATAAACTGGCGGAGCTAAGTGAGAAAGGAGTGACAACTATAATAGGAGGAGGAGACTCAGTGGCTGCAGTGGAGAAAGTGGGAGTTGCAGGAGTCATGAGTCACATCTCCACTGGTGGTGGAGCTAGTTTGGAGCTCTTGGAAGGTAAAGTACTTCCTGGTGTGATCGCTCTTGATGAAGCCATCGCAGTCACCGTTTAG